The following are encoded together in the Acidobacteriota bacterium genome:
- a CDS encoding biotin--[acetyl-CoA-carboxylase] ligase has protein sequence MADRSEAFDQFTGELLAWRPRLPGNLVLIDRVDSTNRFVKALAERFFEEESTPPAALIVAFEQTAGRGRQGRSWVSTAGRGLYCTWLQPLPIAGAGSLESQLGALPLLAGIGVCRALTGFVDGRAGLKWPNDVLVDGRKIAGILIETVVGNGGETVALIGFGVNYDFGDAGELPTPVATSIALETGNRPSRAAVAARLAASLEAELGRAGDVEYTLDAYRRCTVHREGDEVSCRIGGETVSGRFAGFDDGGRFRLRTSAGLRTIASGEVIEA, from the coding sequence ATGGCGGACCGCTCCGAGGCATTCGACCAGTTCACCGGGGAGCTGCTGGCCTGGAGGCCGCGCCTGCCGGGCAACCTCGTGCTGATCGACAGGGTCGACTCAACGAACCGCTTCGTCAAGGCACTGGCCGAGCGGTTCTTCGAAGAGGAGTCGACGCCGCCGGCCGCCCTGATCGTGGCGTTCGAACAGACGGCGGGCCGGGGTCGACAGGGCCGCTCCTGGGTCAGCACCGCGGGACGCGGTCTCTACTGCACCTGGCTGCAGCCGCTGCCGATCGCGGGGGCGGGCTCTCTGGAGAGTCAGCTCGGGGCGTTGCCGCTTCTGGCCGGCATCGGCGTGTGCCGTGCGTTGACCGGCTTCGTCGACGGCCGGGCGGGCCTCAAGTGGCCGAACGACGTGCTCGTCGACGGCCGCAAGATCGCCGGCATCCTGATCGAGACGGTGGTCGGCAACGGCGGCGAGACGGTGGCCCTGATCGGTTTCGGCGTGAACTACGACTTCGGTGATGCAGGGGAACTGCCGACGCCAGTCGCGACGTCGATCGCGCTCGAAACCGGGAATCGGCCTTCACGGGCGGCCGTCGCCGCGCGGCTCGCCGCGTCGCTGGAAGCCGAGCTGGGTCGCGCGGGAGACGTGGAGTACACGCTGGATGCCTACCGTCGCTGCACCGTCCATCGCGAGGGCGACGAAGTGAGCTGCCGGATCGGCGGCGAGACGGTCTCGGGCCGGTTCGCGGGCTTCGATGACGGTGGACGCTTTCGGTTGCGGACCTCCGCCGGCCTGCGCACGATCGCCTCCGGCGAGGTCATCGAGGCGTGA
- a CDS encoding TrmH family RNA methyltransferase — MAKKIERPVQRRADLAGGRGFACVALDRPADPVNVGHVLRAALCFEARMILLGQPSEDIDIRRLPTDPTRAYRHVPVIEVDDLLEAAPRDTAVVAVEIVPDAIALPDFVHPERACYVFGPESGSVSERILKRSDHRLRVPTAVSLNLGMTVGVVLYDRCADRWRRNRREQSD; from the coding sequence GTGGCGAAGAAGATCGAGCGCCCGGTCCAGCGCCGCGCGGATCTGGCGGGCGGCCGCGGTTTCGCCTGCGTGGCGCTCGACCGGCCAGCCGATCCCGTCAACGTCGGCCACGTCCTGCGGGCGGCACTCTGCTTCGAAGCCCGCATGATCCTCCTGGGCCAGCCGTCCGAGGACATCGACATCCGGCGGCTGCCGACCGATCCTACGCGCGCGTACCGGCACGTCCCGGTGATTGAGGTGGACGATCTGCTCGAAGCGGCTCCGCGGGATACGGCCGTGGTCGCGGTCGAGATCGTCCCGGACGCGATCGCGCTTCCCGACTTCGTTCACCCGGAGCGGGCCTGCTACGTGTTCGGACCCGAGAGCGGTTCGGTTTCCGAGCGCATCCTGAAGCGGAGCGACCACCGCCTTCGCGTTCCCACCGCGGTCTCGCTGAACCTCGGCATGACGGTCGGCGTCGTGCTCTACGACCGCTGCGCCGACCGCTGGCGCCGGAACCGCCGGGAGCAGAGCGACTGA
- the apgM gene encoding 2,3-bisphosphoglycerate-independent phosphoglycerate mutase, giving the protein MLQLPATPCAGGNLIVTEGVAERPIQITHHGESQPFSRGLLARSLYAAGLDFDRAYRRVEQLQRQLQHEGTTSLEKRRLARRIAELLESEEGADTAGRYRLIRRLRRLPKPLILYIGGAGGTGKSTLALDLAPQLRIYRINATDTVRQVMRMVFAPAILPALHVSSYETPADPSGEYGAGTANPQVATLGEQAARVCVGVRAVVERAIAENLSLVVEGVHLLPGMVPFSDLEGEAYQFFTMLSTPDEEIHRSHFLARESFAGRRPHRQLDHFRVIRGQQRHLLRLAKEAGVPVLDTTDREELLPTAIALLGQSLSQRLPWLTQASAESLSERRTPALLLVIDGLPDRPLRSLGARTPLEAARTPTLDRLAREGACGLADPIAPDVVPDTASGNLALFAQSPRVMTRGPIEALGAGLKLKTGTIAVRGNFATLDERGFVVDRRAGRIREGAKKLAKAIDRLDLPASERVKVRVRATTEHRLAITLRGEGLTSAIEGSDPGDGAPSGRPLVPRPLDPNDDSAEHTARVLALFEQEARRVLERHPVNEERRQGGDLPANAVLTRGVGRVHRLLPLEPGGLPLNAACIGGDRTVMGIASALGASVIRRRGMTANVDTDLSLKFDCALKALEEHDLVMVHVKGADIAAHDRRPDLKVAFLERLDRELATLLDRLKQPVRVAVTADHATLSELGAHGADPVPVLIWGDGIAPDDVTSYGERAAGTGRLNRFPLQLLIERIFEQYGPEAA; this is encoded by the coding sequence TTGCTCCAACTGCCCGCTACGCCGTGCGCGGGAGGAAACCTGATCGTCACCGAGGGCGTGGCCGAGCGCCCGATCCAGATCACTCACCACGGCGAATCGCAGCCGTTTTCCCGCGGGTTGCTCGCCCGCAGCCTGTACGCGGCCGGGCTCGACTTCGACCGGGCCTACCGTCGGGTGGAGCAACTGCAGAGACAGTTGCAGCACGAGGGCACGACCAGCCTCGAGAAGCGTCGTCTCGCCCGGCGGATCGCCGAGCTCCTCGAGTCGGAAGAGGGTGCCGATACCGCCGGTCGCTACCGGCTGATCCGGCGCTTGCGGAGGCTCCCGAAGCCGCTGATCCTCTACATCGGCGGCGCCGGAGGCACCGGCAAGTCGACGCTGGCGCTCGACCTGGCGCCACAACTCCGTATCTACCGGATCAACGCCACCGACACCGTGCGTCAGGTGATGCGGATGGTCTTCGCGCCGGCGATCCTGCCGGCGCTCCATGTCTCGAGCTACGAAACGCCGGCGGACCCCTCGGGCGAGTACGGAGCGGGCACCGCCAACCCCCAGGTAGCGACCCTGGGAGAACAGGCCGCGAGGGTATGCGTTGGCGTCCGGGCCGTGGTCGAACGGGCGATCGCCGAGAACCTGAGCCTGGTCGTCGAAGGCGTCCACCTGCTGCCTGGCATGGTGCCATTCAGCGACCTCGAAGGGGAGGCCTACCAGTTCTTCACGATGCTCTCGACGCCGGATGAGGAGATCCACCGCAGCCACTTTCTGGCGCGCGAGTCGTTCGCCGGCCGGAGGCCGCACCGGCAGCTCGATCACTTCCGGGTCATCCGCGGACAACAGCGGCACCTGCTGCGCCTGGCGAAGGAGGCAGGCGTTCCCGTCCTCGACACGACGGATCGCGAGGAATTGCTTCCGACCGCCATCGCCCTGCTCGGCCAAAGCCTCTCCCAGCGCCTGCCGTGGCTCACCCAGGCATCGGCGGAGTCTCTCAGCGAGAGACGCACTCCCGCTCTCCTGCTGGTGATCGACGGGCTCCCCGACCGGCCCCTGCGCTCGCTCGGCGCGCGGACCCCACTCGAGGCGGCGCGGACGCCCACGCTCGACCGGTTGGCCCGGGAAGGCGCCTGTGGTCTGGCCGACCCGATCGCGCCCGACGTGGTTCCAGATACCGCGTCGGGAAACCTCGCCCTCTTCGCGCAATCGCCGCGGGTGATGACGCGGGGGCCGATCGAAGCGCTCGGCGCCGGCCTCAAGCTCAAGACGGGGACGATCGCCGTCCGCGGCAACTTCGCCACCCTGGACGAGCGTGGCTTCGTCGTCGACCGCCGCGCCGGCCGCATCCGCGAGGGCGCCAAGAAACTGGCCAAGGCGATCGACCGCCTGGATCTGCCCGCCTCGGAACGGGTCAAGGTCCGCGTACGGGCGACGACCGAGCATCGGCTCGCGATCACCCTGCGCGGAGAGGGGCTGACGTCGGCCATCGAGGGGTCCGACCCCGGCGACGGCGCGCCGTCGGGACGTCCGCTGGTCCCGAGGCCGCTCGATCCGAACGACGACAGCGCCGAGCACACGGCCCGCGTCCTGGCCCTGTTCGAGCAGGAAGCGCGGCGCGTGCTGGAGCGCCACCCGGTGAACGAGGAGCGGCGGCAAGGCGGCGACCTCCCCGCCAACGCCGTCCTGACCCGGGGAGTGGGCCGGGTCCACCGGTTGCTGCCGCTCGAGCCGGGCGGCCTGCCGCTCAACGCGGCCTGCATCGGCGGCGATCGGACCGTGATGGGCATCGCCTCGGCGCTCGGCGCTTCGGTGATCCGCCGCCGGGGCATGACGGCGAACGTGGACACGGACCTCTCGCTCAAGTTCGACTGCGCCCTGAAGGCGCTTGAGGAGCACGACCTGGTGATGGTCCACGTCAAGGGCGCCGACATCGCCGCCCACGATCGGCGTCCCGACTTGAAGGTCGCCTTCCTGGAACGCCTCGACCGCGAACTCGCGACCCTGCTCGACCGCCTGAAGCAACCCGTCCGGGTCGCGGTGACGGCCGATCACGCCACTCTCTCCGAACTGGGCGCCCACGGCGCCGATCCGGTGCCCGTGCTGATCTGGGGCGACGGAATCGCGCCGGACGACGTGACCAGCTACGGCGAGCGCGCCGCCGGAACCGGCAGGTTGAACCGGTTCCCGCTCCAGCTCCTGATCGAGCGCATCTTCGAGCAGTACGGTCCGGAAGCGGCCTGA
- a CDS encoding FAD:protein FMN transferase, with amino-acid sequence MLAFVGLVPGCAPVPEEVLLQGPTMGTYYRVRLVAGAGAREAIRGLVEERLDAVDRTMSTYRDDSEISRFNQLAAGESLVFSEETWAVLELAWRVREDSGGAFDPTVGPLVDAWGFGAPGRGAEPTPPPDRRLAELRQAVGAIELISEGRRALKLEDGAAVDLSAVAKGWAVDRVSQALLRAGYTDHLVEVGGEIRTAGHSPAGDAWRIAIERPPVRATDSPSAAIASPEDAAGPGLQKVLPFTDGSLATSGDYRNYWERDGVRYSHTIDPRTGRPVEHALASASVFHTSCALADAYATALMVLGPEDGLAWADENDIAALLLIYRGDSLAVLPSLAFRDRFGPAVGTPGDR; translated from the coding sequence GTGCTGGCGTTTGTCGGCCTGGTCCCCGGCTGTGCACCGGTACCTGAAGAAGTCCTGCTCCAGGGACCCACGATGGGGACCTACTACCGGGTTCGCCTTGTCGCGGGGGCTGGCGCTCGCGAGGCGATCCGGGGCCTCGTCGAGGAGCGGCTGGATGCGGTGGACCGGACGATGTCGACGTACCGCGACGACTCCGAGATCTCTCGCTTCAACCAGCTTGCGGCCGGCGAGTCTCTGGTGTTCTCGGAGGAAACCTGGGCGGTGCTGGAACTCGCCTGGCGGGTGCGGGAAGACAGCGGCGGAGCGTTCGATCCGACCGTTGGGCCACTGGTCGACGCCTGGGGCTTCGGTGCGCCCGGACGCGGCGCGGAGCCGACGCCGCCACCGGACAGGCGTCTGGCTGAGTTGCGTCAGGCCGTCGGCGCGATCGAGTTGATCTCCGAGGGCCGAAGAGCGTTGAAGCTCGAAGACGGAGCGGCCGTCGACCTGTCCGCCGTCGCCAAGGGCTGGGCCGTCGATCGCGTGTCGCAGGCCCTGCTCAGGGCCGGCTACACAGATCACCTCGTCGAGGTCGGTGGCGAGATCCGCACGGCCGGACACAGCCCTGCCGGCGACGCGTGGCGCATCGCGATCGAACGGCCGCCTGTTCGCGCGACCGATTCGCCGAGCGCAGCAATAGCCTCACCGGAGGACGCCGCCGGGCCCGGCCTGCAGAAGGTCCTGCCCTTCACCGACGGATCCCTCGCAACCTCCGGCGACTACCGCAACTACTGGGAACGCGACGGCGTCCGGTACTCCCACACGATAGATCCGCGCACCGGCCGACCAGTTGAACACGCCCTCGCTTCGGCCAGCGTGTTCCACACGAGCTGCGCCCTCGCCGACGCCTATGCCACTGCCTTGATGGTCCTGGGCCCCGAGGACGGCCTGGCGTGGGCGGACGAGAACGACATTGCGGCCCTGCTCCTGATCTACCGCGGGGATTCTCTCGCGGTACTTCCGAGCCTGGCTTTCCGCGACCGGTTCGGACCGGCGGTTGGTACGCCGGGAGACCGTTAG
- the nqrF gene encoding NADH:ubiquinone reductase (Na(+)-transporting) subunit F — MTVVLGVTMFTVVILALVTVLMQAKARLVAGGEVSILINDEKTLAASTGGTLLGTLAEHQIFIPSACGGQGTCGVCTVDVFEGGGAMLPTEKTHISRREARDGCRLSCQVKIKEDMKIGIPAEVFGVKKWQCKVRSNENVATFIKELVLELPEGEEVPFRAGGYIQIECPPHVVNYSDFTVEDEYHEDWDRFKLWNLVSKVDETVIRAYSMANYPEEKGVIMLNVRVATPPPREMDLPPGQMSSYIFNLKPGDDVTIAGPFGEFFAKDTDAEMVFVGGGAGMAPMRSHIFDQFRRIHTDRKVSFWYGARSYREAFYTDHFDRIAEENPNFTWHLALSDPLEEDHWDGYTGFIHQVLYDNYLKDHPAPEDCEYYLCGPPLMLQACMKMLDDLGVEPENIAFDDFG, encoded by the coding sequence ATCACCGTCGTCCTCGGAGTGACGATGTTCACCGTCGTCATCCTCGCCCTGGTCACGGTCCTGATGCAGGCCAAGGCCCGGCTCGTCGCCGGCGGCGAGGTCTCGATCCTGATCAACGACGAGAAGACCCTCGCAGCCTCCACCGGCGGCACCCTGCTCGGCACCCTGGCCGAGCACCAGATCTTCATTCCCTCGGCCTGCGGCGGCCAGGGCACGTGCGGCGTCTGCACCGTCGACGTCTTCGAGGGCGGCGGCGCCATGCTGCCGACCGAGAAGACGCACATCAGCCGCCGGGAGGCCCGCGACGGCTGCCGGCTGAGCTGTCAGGTCAAGATCAAGGAGGACATGAAGATCGGTATCCCGGCCGAGGTCTTCGGGGTCAAGAAGTGGCAGTGCAAGGTCCGCTCGAACGAGAACGTCGCCACCTTCATCAAGGAGCTCGTGCTTGAACTTCCCGAGGGCGAGGAGGTCCCCTTTCGCGCCGGCGGCTACATCCAGATCGAGTGCCCGCCGCACGTCGTGAACTACAGCGACTTCACGGTGGAGGACGAGTACCACGAGGACTGGGACCGCTTCAAGCTCTGGAACCTCGTGTCCAAGGTGGACGAGACGGTGATCCGCGCCTACTCGATGGCGAACTATCCCGAGGAGAAGGGCGTCATCATGCTGAACGTCCGCGTGGCGACGCCGCCGCCGCGCGAGATGGACCTGCCCCCCGGCCAGATGTCCTCCTACATCTTCAACCTGAAGCCCGGCGACGACGTGACGATCGCAGGCCCCTTCGGCGAGTTCTTCGCCAAGGACACGGACGCCGAGATGGTGTTCGTCGGCGGCGGCGCCGGCATGGCGCCGATGCGCTCCCACATCTTCGACCAGTTCCGACGCATCCACACGGACCGCAAGGTCTCCTTCTGGTACGGCGCCCGCTCCTACCGCGAGGCCTTCTACACCGACCACTTCGACAGGATCGCGGAGGAGAACCCGAACTTCACCTGGCACCTCGCCCTCTCCGACCCGCTCGAGGAAGACCACTGGGACGGCTACACCGGCTTCATCCACCAGGTCCTCTACGACAACTACCTGAAGGACCACCCCGCCCCGGAGGACTGCGAGTACTACCTCTGCGGCCCGCCCCTGATGCTCCAGGCCTGCATGAAGATGCTCGACGACCTCGGAGTCGAGCCCGAGAACATCGCCTTCGACGACTTCGGTTAG
- the nqrE gene encoding NADH:ubiquinone reductase (Na(+)-transporting) subunit E — translation MFEEYLNLAVKAIFVENMALTFFLGMCSFLAVSKKVETAVGLGFAVIFVLTVTVPANNLIQTHLLNEGALTWISPEFAGVDLTFLNLLCFIGTIAAMVQLVEMTTDRFFPALHATLGIFLPLIAVNCAILGGSLFMVERDYDFGESVVFGLGSGIGWFLAIVALASIRERLRYSNVPHGLRGLGMTFVITGLMAFGFMAFGGIQL, via the coding sequence ATGTTCGAGGAGTACCTGAACCTGGCCGTGAAGGCCATCTTCGTCGAGAACATGGCCCTGACCTTCTTCCTGGGCATGTGCTCCTTCCTGGCGGTGTCGAAGAAGGTGGAGACAGCCGTTGGCCTGGGCTTCGCGGTGATCTTCGTGCTGACCGTCACCGTGCCGGCCAACAACCTGATCCAGACCCACCTGCTGAACGAAGGGGCGCTGACCTGGATCAGCCCCGAGTTCGCCGGCGTCGACCTGACCTTCCTGAACCTGCTCTGCTTCATCGGCACGATCGCGGCGATGGTCCAGCTCGTGGAGATGACGACCGACCGCTTCTTCCCGGCGCTGCACGCCACGCTGGGAATCTTCCTGCCCCTGATCGCGGTGAACTGCGCCATCCTGGGCGGCTCCCTGTTCATGGTCGAGCGGGACTACGACTTCGGCGAAAGCGTCGTCTTCGGCCTCGGTTCCGGCATCGGCTGGTTCCTGGCGATCGTCGCGCTGGCGTCGATCCGTGAACGCCTGCGCTACAGCAACGTGCCCCACGGCCTGCGCGGCCTCGGCATGACCTTCGTCATCACCGGGCTGATGGCCTTCGGCTTCATGGCCTTCGGGGGCATCCAGCTATGA